Proteins encoded within one genomic window of Panacibacter microcysteis:
- a CDS encoding PorV/PorQ family protein, producing MCLKKNLLIVMLFAVAGASAQFRKYSNEFLNIGAGARGLGMGGAQVASTEDGSAGYWNPAGLVYVYEHPAISFMHADYFAGIGKYDYLNGAFPLNDKYKTLGISLLRFGVDDIPNTLYLVEPDGSINYNNIQSFSSADYAFIVSYSHLFKDDENTGVQMSWGANTKIIYRKVGSFANAWGFGFDAGFMYKTPKWRIGIAARDVTSTFNAWSFSFNEREKEILYLTNNDIPVRSTELTSPTLVLGYAYNFRLAEKLHLLAEANFNMTFDGKRNTVLSADPVSIDPKFGLEANISDVFFLRGGISNFQQALADGDTLNQKKVWIFQPSIGAGFKLGNVTIDYAFSNLANQGNPLYSHIFSLRLDLLPKKSGPKEKKDDGVPALQRPQKEKKQKFYYPG from the coding sequence ATGTGCCTGAAAAAGAACCTGCTTATTGTGATGTTGTTTGCCGTTGCGGGTGCTTCTGCGCAGTTCAGGAAATATTCCAATGAGTTCTTAAATATTGGTGCCGGTGCCCGGGGCCTTGGCATGGGTGGCGCACAGGTTGCCAGCACAGAAGATGGCAGTGCAGGCTATTGGAACCCTGCCGGGCTGGTATATGTGTACGAGCATCCCGCCATTTCTTTTATGCACGCAGATTATTTTGCCGGTATTGGCAAGTATGATTACCTGAACGGTGCATTTCCACTTAATGATAAATACAAAACGCTTGGTATTTCTTTGCTGCGTTTTGGCGTGGACGATATTCCGAACACGCTTTACCTTGTTGAGCCCGATGGTTCCATCAATTACAATAATATACAGAGTTTTTCCTCCGCAGATTATGCTTTTATCGTGTCTTACTCGCACCTTTTTAAAGATGATGAAAATACCGGCGTACAAATGAGCTGGGGTGCCAACACAAAAATCATTTATCGCAAAGTAGGCAGTTTCGCCAATGCTTGGGGTTTTGGTTTTGATGCCGGTTTTATGTACAAAACACCGAAGTGGCGTATTGGCATTGCAGCGAGGGATGTAACCAGTACGTTTAACGCCTGGAGCTTCAGCTTTAACGAGCGCGAAAAAGAAATACTCTACCTTACCAATAACGATATCCCGGTGCGCAGCACAGAACTTACATCGCCAACATTGGTCCTGGGTTATGCCTACAACTTCAGGCTGGCCGAAAAGCTGCACCTGCTGGCAGAAGCCAATTTCAATATGACCTTCGATGGTAAGCGTAACACTGTATTAAGTGCAGACCCGGTAAGTATAGATCCTAAATTTGGTCTTGAAGCAAACATTAGCGATGTGTTTTTTCTGCGCGGCGGCATCTCTAATTTTCAACAGGCATTGGCCGATGGTGATACATTGAACCAGAAAAAAGTATGGATATTTCAGCCCAGTATCGGCGCGGGTTTTAAATTGGGTAATGTAACCATCGATTATGCATTTAGCAACCTGGCCAACCAGGGCAACCCGTTGTATTCACATATCTTTTCTCTGCGTCTTGATCTGTTGCCAAAGAAAAGTGGCCCTAAAGAGAAAAAGGATGATGGTGTACCCGCTTTGCAGCGGCCGCAGAAAGAAAAAAAGCAAAAATTCTATTACCCGGGTTAA
- a CDS encoding carboxypeptidase regulatory-like domain-containing protein, protein MKNTKLALLAMVSSAAMLFSFNGFQTKATLKGSVTPAEKATTAWAISSSDTLHADIKSGTFEFKDVTPGTYSVIIEAQEPYANTRKKDVVVAETEATTDVGEIKLQPK, encoded by the coding sequence ATGAAAAACACAAAACTGGCCCTCTTGGCAATGGTAAGCTCAGCAGCAATGCTTTTTTCTTTTAACGGGTTTCAGACAAAAGCCACGTTGAAGGGCTCTGTAACGCCTGCGGAAAAAGCTACTACGGCCTGGGCAATCTCGTCAAGCGATACCTTGCATGCAGATATTAAATCCGGGACATTTGAATTTAAAGATGTAACACCCGGTACATACTCGGTAATTATTGAAGCGCAGGAACCGTACGCAAATACAAGAAAGAAAGATGTAGTGGTTGCTGAAACAGAAGCTACCACTGATGTAGGTGAAATTAAGCTACAACCAAAGTAA
- a CDS encoding RDD family protein, which yields MNRVGVGTRVINFFLDSLIAGIITFILSKVWNFYVVYWSYPYINTIYIYGGVTLVYYTFFESIWARTPGKWASYSKVVNKKGLKPRFHIIFLRSIARLIIVDCFFIPFLNKTLHDYVSSTEVVEI from the coding sequence ATGAATCGTGTTGGCGTAGGCACCAGGGTTATAAACTTTTTTCTAGACTCACTCATAGCCGGTATCATTACTTTTATTCTAAGTAAGGTGTGGAATTTTTACGTTGTGTATTGGAGCTATCCATATATAAATACGATTTATATCTATGGTGGTGTAACATTGGTTTATTATACTTTTTTTGAATCCATTTGGGCCAGAACCCCCGGTAAGTGGGCATCTTACTCAAAAGTTGTCAATAAAAAAGGCCTTAAACCACGCTTTCATATAATTTTTCTACGTAGTATTGCAAGGTTGATTATTGTAGATTGTTTTTTTATTCCGTTTTTAAATAAAACACTACATGATTACGTTAGTAGCACAGAAGTAGTTGAAATATAG
- a CDS encoding C25 family cysteine peptidase, translating to MFACCVIAFVQQSNAQYNNEWIDYSKTYYKFKVGKTGLYRISQQTLSANLLGNVPAEQFQLWRNGKQVPIYTSVLTGVLPATGYIEFWGERNDGKPDKALYKNPSNQLSDVLSLETDTAVYFLTVNAATGSNLRIVNAVNNVAGNTLAPEPYLLYEYRQDYQQRLNWGRATYFGEYVYSSTYDVGEFWASNDVTQANALQLNAGNLYASTAAGVPAPSLKVSAAGNSVFDYNQQNSNLVRFVRVDLNNTKVIDKRLTQMSAAVFSNEAPIGQSLLNNTASNFTISIYNTSTNDRVAVGFVSLTYARRFHFGGAASFTFTLPASTQGNYLEIDANGFNSGGTAVPVLYDLTNTRRYTAISNSGFLKFALPPSATDRKLVLVSEDISNIQSVTALTSKTFVDFSNTANQADYIIVSNKRLQTGAESYKNYRGSAPGGGYNTKVFYIDELVDQFAYGIKMHPLAVKNFLGFARSRFTVTPKFALLIGKAVTYNEYRARESSVFDDQLNLVPTFGWPASDVLLASSDLNPVPATPIGRIAAISSDEVETYLSKIREYETRQQTGNQTVADKQWMKNMVHVTGANSDAGLDAALTAHLNEYRDTIQGPLYGGSVFSFNRVATGLETPYTQTLMANQFNNGLALLNYFGHSAATQLDYNLGEPTTFKNQGKYPVFLVNGCNAGNIYSYDTSRLTRITSLSEKFVLAKDLGSIAFIASTHFGVESYLHVYNQGFYESLSTVAGYNLPVSKNMKDAATYLLNVGFDSTTKYLHAEQNTLHGDPALKINAFAKPDFAVEESKVYVEPTFISVADNSFNIKSYFFNLGKAEGDMVRITIKWQHPDNTITTLVDKDIVAVRYMDSFAMTVPIIASRDVGSNKLIVSIDGPNKYTDEMSESNNLVTKTFFIYEDELKPVYPYNYSIVNKQNIKLIASTANPLSPVKQYAMEIDTTELFNSTLKRRENITSAGGVLEFNPGISFTDSTVYYWRVAPVPADGNYIWNKSSFVYLANSSYGYNQSHLYQHLKSATDRIYIDSNNRKWTFRQDTSLLTILHAIFGAGGGGSASPGDYQVQINGQTITASACLGHSVIFNIFDPITLKPYYNQANPSTSPSGTYGGFMGSYNLICNSSGGKTGTEYNFEFSYLDSVPGKAFGRRLIRDFMDWIPDGAIVTARQIFDEPFNAQPLVDHWINDANYFGQGNTAYARFKSAGFAGFDQYTYPRTWVFVYKKNDASLAPAWKLTDGLSDKIALQVNVPTPDTLGYITSPPFGPAAAWKQVKWRGSSLDSKAGDLATIDVIGVNNSGVETVLYNLSPSQQDFDISSVNVSSYPYIKLRMRNADSVNLTAYQLRYWRLLYDPVPEGALAPNILYNFKDTLSIGEQTNFQMAFKNVGDVPFTDSIKVDLTVYNASNVANQLAVSKLKKLAPGEVDTVKYTFDSKNFNGDNNLFLDVNPENDQPEQYHFNNFLYKKFKVTTDNFKPVMDVTFDGVHILNNDIVSSQPHVLIKVKDESKFLLLDDTTLCKVQLQYPDGSIRRFYFNTDTLRFTGATPTSADNTATIDFTPYLTSDGTYQLIVHAEDKTGNAAGGTDFTVSFMVYNKPMISNMFNYPNPFTTSTAFVFTITGSQVPQNLRIQVLTITGKIVKEITKQELGNLHVGRNITDYKWDGTDQYGQKLANGVYLYRVITNLNGNKLDKFPSFDQYGNEVDTDKYFNKGYGKMYLMR from the coding sequence TTGTTTGCATGTTGCGTTATAGCGTTTGTACAACAAAGCAATGCGCAGTACAATAATGAGTGGATAGACTACAGCAAAACTTATTATAAGTTCAAGGTTGGCAAAACAGGTCTATACAGGATCAGCCAGCAAACCCTTTCAGCAAATTTGTTAGGCAATGTTCCTGCAGAGCAATTCCAACTGTGGAGAAATGGTAAACAGGTGCCGATTTATACAAGCGTGTTAACAGGCGTTTTACCAGCAACAGGGTATATCGAATTCTGGGGCGAGCGGAATGACGGCAAGCCTGACAAAGCACTTTATAAAAACCCGTCAAACCAGCTTAGTGATGTGCTAAGCCTGGAAACGGATACAGCGGTGTATTTTCTTACAGTAAATGCAGCCACTGGCAGCAATCTTAGAATAGTAAATGCGGTAAACAATGTTGCCGGAAATACGCTGGCCCCGGAGCCGTACCTGTTATACGAGTACCGGCAGGATTACCAGCAAAGACTCAACTGGGGCAGGGCAACCTATTTTGGTGAGTATGTATATTCTTCAACCTATGACGTGGGCGAATTCTGGGCAAGTAATGATGTAACGCAGGCTAACGCACTGCAATTGAATGCAGGAAACCTTTATGCTTCTACCGCGGCAGGTGTTCCGGCACCTTCGCTAAAGGTAAGTGCTGCAGGTAATTCTGTTTTTGATTATAACCAGCAAAACAGCAATCTTGTACGCTTTGTAAGGGTTGACCTGAATAACACCAAAGTCATCGATAAACGTTTGACGCAGATGAGCGCTGCGGTGTTTTCAAATGAAGCGCCCATCGGCCAGTCACTGCTCAACAATACAGCCAGTAATTTTACAATTTCTATCTACAACACCAGTACAAACGACCGTGTGGCTGTTGGTTTTGTAAGCCTTACCTATGCAAGAAGGTTTCACTTTGGTGGTGCTGCCAGTTTTACTTTTACATTACCTGCTTCAACCCAGGGAAATTACCTGGAGATAGATGCAAATGGTTTTAATAGCGGCGGTACTGCTGTGCCCGTTTTATACGACCTTACCAATACCAGGCGATACACCGCCATATCCAACAGCGGTTTTTTAAAATTTGCTTTACCACCTTCTGCCACAGACCGCAAACTTGTGCTGGTTAGTGAAGACATTAGTAACATACAAAGTGTAACTGCACTTACATCAAAAACGTTTGTCGATTTCAGCAATACGGCTAACCAGGCAGACTATATTATTGTTTCCAACAAAAGACTGCAAACAGGTGCAGAATCTTACAAAAATTACAGGGGTTCTGCCCCGGGCGGTGGTTACAATACAAAGGTCTTTTATATAGATGAGCTGGTAGATCAGTTTGCGTATGGAATAAAAATGCATCCGCTTGCGGTAAAAAACTTTTTAGGTTTCGCACGGTCAAGATTTACTGTTACACCAAAATTTGCATTGCTCATCGGGAAAGCTGTTACGTACAATGAGTATCGTGCACGGGAAAGTTCTGTGTTTGATGATCAGTTGAATCTTGTACCAACATTTGGCTGGCCTGCTTCAGACGTATTGCTCGCCAGCAGCGATCTTAATCCTGTACCTGCTACGCCAATTGGTCGCATTGCTGCTATTAGTTCAGATGAGGTGGAAACTTATCTTTCCAAAATCCGGGAATATGAAACCCGGCAGCAAACAGGTAACCAGACAGTAGCAGACAAGCAGTGGATGAAAAACATGGTACATGTAACCGGTGCCAACAGCGATGCCGGCCTCGATGCTGCGCTTACTGCTCATTTGAACGAATACAGGGATACCATACAGGGGCCTTTATATGGAGGAAGTGTATTTAGCTTTAACAGGGTGGCCACCGGTTTGGAAACGCCTTACACGCAAACACTGATGGCTAACCAGTTTAATAACGGCCTTGCATTGTTAAATTATTTCGGTCACTCCGCGGCAACACAACTGGACTACAACCTTGGTGAACCTACAACATTTAAAAACCAGGGGAAATACCCGGTTTTCCTGGTTAACGGTTGTAATGCCGGTAATATTTATTCATATGACACTTCGCGGCTTACACGCATTACCTCATTGTCAGAAAAATTTGTGCTGGCAAAAGACCTTGGCAGCATCGCTTTTATAGCTAGTACCCATTTTGGTGTTGAAAGTTACCTGCATGTATATAACCAGGGTTTTTATGAATCACTTTCAACAGTTGCAGGATATAACCTGCCGGTTTCCAAAAACATGAAAGATGCAGCAACCTATCTTTTGAATGTTGGATTCGATTCAACCACCAAATACCTGCATGCAGAACAGAATACTTTGCACGGAGACCCTGCTTTAAAGATCAATGCATTTGCAAAACCAGACTTCGCAGTTGAAGAGTCAAAGGTATACGTGGAGCCAACTTTTATTTCTGTGGCAGACAACAGTTTTAATATTAAATCTTACTTCTTTAATCTTGGTAAGGCAGAAGGTGATATGGTCAGGATAACGATTAAGTGGCAACATCCCGATAATACGATAACAACGCTCGTTGATAAGGACATCGTTGCTGTAAGATACATGGATTCTTTTGCCATGACTGTTCCAATCATTGCTTCAAGAGATGTTGGTTCCAATAAACTCATTGTGTCTATAGATGGCCCAAATAAATACACCGATGAAATGAGTGAATCCAATAACCTTGTCACAAAAACATTCTTCATTTACGAAGATGAACTAAAACCTGTTTATCCATACAATTATAGCATCGTCAATAAGCAAAATATTAAGTTGATCGCTTCAACTGCAAACCCGCTAAGCCCGGTTAAGCAGTATGCAATGGAAATTGATACAACTGAGCTGTTCAATTCAACATTAAAGCGCAGGGAAAACATTACATCTGCAGGAGGGGTGTTGGAATTTAATCCCGGTATTAGTTTCACAGACAGTACAGTGTATTACTGGCGTGTGGCGCCGGTGCCTGCCGATGGCAATTACATCTGGAATAAAAGTAGTTTTGTTTACCTGGCAAATAGTAGTTATGGTTATAACCAATCACATTTATACCAGCACCTGAAATCTGCGACTGACAGAATTTACATAGACAGCAACAACAGGAAATGGACGTTTAGACAAGACACTTCCCTCTTAACAATTTTGCATGCCATATTTGGTGCGGGTGGTGGTGGTTCAGCAAGCCCGGGAGACTACCAGGTTCAGATTAATGGTCAGACTATTACGGCTAGTGCTTGTCTTGGCCATTCGGTTATATTCAACATATTTGACCCTATTACACTTAAGCCATATTATAACCAGGCAAACCCTTCTACATCTCCTTCAGGAACGTATGGAGGTTTCATGGGCAGTTACAATCTTATCTGTAATTCATCAGGAGGAAAAACCGGCACAGAGTACAACTTCGAGTTTTCGTATCTCGATTCTGTTCCCGGGAAAGCGTTTGGCAGAAGGTTGATACGAGACTTTATGGATTGGATTCCCGATGGTGCTATTGTTACTGCACGACAGATATTTGATGAACCATTTAATGCCCAGCCACTGGTTGACCATTGGATAAATGATGCCAATTATTTCGGACAGGGAAATACTGCATATGCCCGTTTTAAATCAGCCGGTTTTGCGGGTTTTGATCAGTACACCTATCCACGTACCTGGGTGTTTGTGTACAAAAAGAACGATGCATCTCTTGCTCCTGCCTGGAAACTCACCGATGGGCTTTCCGACAAAATTGCTTTGCAGGTAAATGTTCCCACCCCTGATACACTCGGGTATATTACCTCACCACCTTTCGGCCCTGCTGCTGCATGGAAACAGGTTAAATGGCGCGGCAGCTCATTAGACAGCAAAGCAGGAGATCTTGCTACAATAGATGTGATTGGCGTGAATAACAGTGGTGTTGAAACAGTACTGTATAACCTAAGCCCCTCACAACAGGATTTTGATATATCATCTGTCAATGTATCTTCTTATCCCTACATAAAACTGCGCATGCGCAATGCCGATAGCGTTAATCTCACAGCTTACCAGTTAAGGTATTGGCGTTTGTTATACGATCCTGTACCGGAAGGAGCACTGGCGCCAAATATTTTGTACAATTTTAAAGACACACTTAGTATAGGAGAGCAGACCAATTTTCAGATGGCATTTAAAAATGTTGGCGATGTTCCTTTTACTGATAGCATAAAAGTAGATCTGACCGTTTATAACGCTTCAAACGTTGCGAATCAGCTTGCTGTAAGTAAGCTAAAAAAACTTGCACCGGGCGAAGTTGATACTGTGAAATACACATTCGATTCCAAAAATTTCAATGGAGACAATAATCTTTTTCTTGATGTTAACCCTGAGAATGATCAGCCTGAGCAGTACCACTTTAATAATTTTCTTTACAAAAAATTCAAAGTCACTACAGATAACTTTAAGCCGGTGATGGATGTCACTTTCGATGGTGTACATATCTTAAACAATGATATTGTTTCGTCGCAACCGCATGTACTTATCAAGGTAAAAGATGAATCGAAGTTTCTCTTACTTGACGATACTACACTCTGCAAAGTGCAGCTCCAATATCCTGACGGCAGTATCAGGCGCTTTTATTTCAATACAGATACTTTGAGGTTTACCGGAGCAACGCCTACTTCGGCAGATAATACAGCGACAATCGATTTTACTCCATATCTTACTTCAGACGGAACTTACCAGTTAATTGTTCACGCAGAAGATAAAACCGGCAACGCGGCCGGCGGTACAGACTTTACCGTCTCTTTCATGGTTTATAACAAACCGATGATTTCAAACATGTTCAATTACCCCAATCCCTTTACAACAAGTACCGCGTTTGTGTTTACCATTACCGGCAGCCAGGTACCTCAAAACCTGCGCATCCAGGTACTAACCATCACCGGCAAAATAGTAAAGGAGATTACAAAACAGGAGTTGGGTAATTTACATGTGGGCAGAAATATTACAGATTATAAATGGGATGGAACAGATCAATATGGGCAAAAGCTGGCAAATGGTGTGTATCTGTATAGGGTCATTACAAATCTTAATGGCAATAAACTTGATAAATTCCCTTCATTCGATCAATACGGAAACGAAGTAGATACTGATAAATATTTCAACAAAGGATATGGTAAAATGTATTTAATGAGGTAA
- a CDS encoding glycosyltransferase family 117 protein yields the protein MNFKKTNVVTGWIVGLFACAVYILTSEAGGSFWDCGEFVSSCFKLQVPHPPGAPLFTMLGRIFVVLFGDDPNTAAKAVNVMSALASGFSILFLFWSITHFAKKMVQPDDAKLTSTQLVSIMGAGIVGALAYTFSDSFWYSAVEGEVYAMSSFFTAIVFWGVLKWDSQADEPGSDKWIVFIFFMIGLSIGVHLLCLLCLPAIVLAFYFRRRHLFNYAAIRKYFIWTIIAGGAVAFVLALIGAQSEVNAERGVTLDGTVGMLMLLGAAAAIGLLSLVERINKEKKELYGGAYIFLVLGFVVVGIVQIAVIQYTIKAAGQFDILFVNSFGLPFFSGFTFFFILVAAATWYGLKFASKKGLSYLRLALWCFTFLLIGYSTYIITMIRSNADPSIDMYNVDNPMSLVGYLGREQYGDFPILYGQTFNASPANYAEGSTKYTKSNGKYLEIGKDVKYVYRKEDKMIFPRMWDASNDQGHADYYAYFLQIGKSQDGQYERGPTFFENIKYFISYQTYFMYIRYFMWNFSGKQDDLQGVFAGNVRDGNWISGISIIDNALYGNQSVLPDSLKNNKSHNTMFMLPFILGLIGMFYHFKRKGSDALVNMMLFIGTGFAIIIYLNQPGYQPRERDYAYVGSFYAFAVWIGLAVPYFIDLATRWDKKLLQDVLVGGSVVAFIFMFSIGLAGYGGTAGITVGIGFFVLLAAIAAGIPFILKAVKSPQVITYGSFIIALLVPVLMGAQEWDDHDRSKKQLPRDMARDYLESCAPNAILFSFGDNDTYPLWYAQEVEGIRTDVRVINTSLLGIDWYINQLRYKVNNSDSIDVIWSKAQIEGRKRDYILYQPKPQFPENRYYDLYDMMKNYVGSDDPNKMLVNGDDSYNTFPVRKVSVPVDLNTVKANGTVNANDSVVPELRFDLPGRNALMKNDLAILNIIAANKWKRPIYFTMQYGELGFQNFLRKDGMAYRLVPVEGSPINTEWMYKLLMDPNKWKYGNANLPGVYYDEENRRHLNDIRRADIELSFDLIMKGREEDARKVLEKSDKMILEENYAYGEVSRNNEHNRLSLAFLEACYRAGDQKLAAKVSASVKKDLQQQVRYYDALTDLKAENMDYEKRTAAALLQQLDQLEKTFGPGKSATPESGLIGTDSNGVLQPDTAQ from the coding sequence ATGAATTTCAAGAAGACCAATGTTGTTACGGGTTGGATTGTAGGGTTATTCGCCTGTGCAGTGTATATTTTGACCAGCGAGGCTGGCGGCAGCTTTTGGGACTGCGGTGAGTTTGTGAGCAGTTGTTTTAAACTACAGGTTCCACACCCGCCGGGTGCACCGTTATTTACGATGCTCGGCAGAATATTCGTTGTGCTTTTTGGAGATGATCCAAATACAGCTGCGAAAGCGGTGAATGTAATGAGTGCGCTGGCCAGCGGCTTCAGTATTTTATTCCTGTTCTGGTCCATTACCCATTTTGCAAAAAAAATGGTTCAGCCTGATGATGCGAAGCTAACATCTACACAGCTTGTAAGTATTATGGGCGCCGGTATTGTAGGTGCATTGGCTTATACCTTTTCAGATTCATTCTGGTACAGTGCTGTGGAAGGCGAGGTATATGCAATGAGTTCGTTCTTTACTGCTATCGTATTCTGGGGTGTACTTAAGTGGGATAGCCAGGCAGATGAGCCGGGTTCAGACAAATGGATTGTATTCATTTTCTTCATGATCGGTCTATCCATTGGTGTGCACCTTTTGTGTTTACTTTGTTTACCTGCTATTGTACTGGCCTTTTATTTTAGAAGAAGGCACCTGTTCAACTATGCAGCCATAAGAAAATATTTTATCTGGACAATTATTGCAGGCGGCGCCGTTGCCTTTGTTCTGGCGCTTATAGGTGCACAATCTGAAGTAAACGCAGAAAGAGGCGTTACACTCGATGGTACTGTTGGCATGCTAATGTTATTGGGTGCCGCAGCGGCTATCGGTTTGTTATCACTTGTTGAGCGTATCAATAAAGAAAAGAAAGAGCTATACGGCGGAGCCTATATATTCCTGGTACTTGGTTTTGTAGTAGTTGGCATTGTGCAGATCGCCGTAATACAGTATACCATAAAAGCCGCCGGGCAGTTCGATATCCTTTTTGTGAACAGTTTCGGATTACCATTTTTCTCAGGCTTCACGTTCTTTTTTATCCTCGTTGCGGCGGCAACATGGTACGGTTTAAAATTTGCTTCCAAGAAAGGACTGTCTTACCTGCGCCTGGCACTTTGGTGTTTCACTTTTTTACTGATTGGTTACAGTACCTATATTATTACAATGATCCGCAGTAATGCAGATCCTTCAATAGATATGTATAATGTAGATAACCCTATGAGCCTTGTAGGTTATCTCGGTCGTGAGCAGTATGGTGACTTCCCGATCCTGTATGGACAAACATTCAATGCAAGCCCGGCCAACTACGCAGAGGGTTCTACAAAATACACAAAATCCAATGGCAAGTACCTGGAAATAGGTAAAGATGTAAAATACGTGTACCGTAAGGAAGATAAAATGATTTTCCCCCGTATGTGGGATGCCAGCAATGACCAGGGGCACGCAGATTATTATGCCTATTTTCTTCAGATAGGCAAAAGCCAGGACGGCCAGTATGAGCGTGGGCCAACATTCTTTGAAAATATTAAATATTTCATCAGTTACCAGACATACTTCATGTATATCCGCTATTTCATGTGGAATTTCAGCGGTAAACAGGATGACCTGCAGGGCGTATTTGCCGGCAACGTAAGAGATGGAAACTGGATTAGCGGCATCTCCATTATCGATAATGCATTGTACGGGAACCAAAGCGTGTTGCCAGACAGCCTAAAAAATAATAAGTCGCATAACACCATGTTTATGTTGCCGTTTATCCTCGGCCTGATTGGTATGTTCTACCATTTTAAGCGAAAAGGCAGTGATGCACTGGTAAATATGATGTTGTTTATCGGAACCGGTTTTGCTATCATTATTTACCTTAACCAGCCCGGCTATCAACCCCGTGAACGTGATTATGCTTACGTGGGTTCATTCTATGCATTTGCAGTATGGATCGGCCTGGCAGTACCATATTTTATAGACCTTGCCACACGGTGGGACAAAAAGCTTTTACAGGATGTTCTCGTAGGTGGTTCTGTAGTAGCATTTATATTTATGTTTTCCATTGGCCTGGCAGGTTATGGTGGCACTGCGGGCATCACGGTTGGTATAGGCTTCTTTGTTTTACTTGCAGCAATAGCCGCCGGTATTCCTTTTATACTGAAAGCGGTGAAAAGTCCGCAGGTAATTACCTACGGGTCGTTCATTATTGCATTACTGGTACCTGTATTGATGGGTGCACAGGAATGGGATGATCATGACCGCAGCAAAAAGCAATTGCCAAGAGATATGGCAAGAGATTATCTTGAAAGCTGCGCGCCGAATGCGATCCTCTTTTCATTTGGCGACAACGATACTTATCCATTATGGTATGCGCAGGAAGTGGAAGGAATACGTACTGATGTGCGTGTGATTAATACCAGCTTACTGGGTATCGACTGGTATATTAATCAGCTTCGTTACAAAGTGAATAACAGCGATTCTATTGATGTGATCTGGTCGAAAGCCCAGATAGAGGGCCGCAAAAGAGATTACATTCTCTACCAGCCAAAACCACAGTTTCCTGAAAATCGTTATTATGATCTGTATGACATGATGAAAAATTATGTCGGCAGCGATGACCCCAATAAGATGCTGGTGAACGGCGACGACAGCTACAATACCTTCCCTGTACGTAAAGTTTCTGTGCCGGTAGACCTCAATACCGTAAAAGCAAACGGCACGGTAAACGCTAATGACAGCGTGGTGCCGGAACTCCGGTTCGATCTTCCCGGCAGGAATGCATTGATGAAAAATGATCTTGCTATCCTGAACATTATTGCAGCCAACAAGTGGAAACGTCCTATTTATTTCACCATGCAATATGGTGAGCTCGGATTCCAGAACTTCCTCAGGAAAGACGGTATGGCTTACAGGCTCGTGCCGGTAGAAGGGTCGCCTATTAATACAGAATGGATGTATAAATTATTGATGGATCCAAACAAATGGAAATACGGTAATGCAAACCTGCCTGGTGTTTATTACGATGAAGAAAACCGCAGGCATCTGAACGACATCAGGAGAGCAGATATTGAACTTTCGTTCGACCTTATCATGAAAGGCAGGGAAGAAGATGCCCGCAAAGTATTGGAGAAGTCTGATAAAATGATTCTTGAGGAAAACTATGCGTACGGCGAAGTGTCGCGCAACAACGAACACAACAGGTTGTCGCTCGCATTCCTCGAAGCTTGTTACCGTGCGGGTGATCAGAAACTGGCAGCCAAGGTTTCCGCCTCAGTAAAGAAAGATCTGCAGCAACAGGTGCGTTATTATGATGCTCTTACAGATCTTAAGGCAGAAAATATGGATTACGAGAAACGCACTGCTGCTGCGCTGCTGCAGCAACTCGATCAGCTGGAAAAAACCTTTGGCCCCGGTAAATCAGCTACTCCGGAAAGCGGTTTAATAGGTACAGATTCAAACGGGGTGCTGCAACCCGATACTGCCCAATAA